In the genome of Candidatus Bathyarchaeia archaeon, one region contains:
- a CDS encoding DUF4364 family protein: MNVSLQHVEGRGRLNKRSWPAITVDILETTLHPSNKMRVMYRSNLNFQRFNRYFYDLLRKGFIEEIDNGNDRTMYRITDRGRTLLEVLKKAEQLVYSEEASV; encoded by the coding sequence ATGAATGTATCGCTTCAACACGTCGAGGGGAGAGGGAGACTGAATAAACGTAGTTGGCCAGCCATTACGGTCGACATTTTGGAAACCACCCTACACCCCTCGAACAAGATGCGGGTGATGTACAGGTCGAACCTGAATTTTCAACGATTCAACAGGTATTTCTACGATCTGTTGAGGAAGGGTTTCATAGAAGAGATCGACAATGGAAACGACCGGACTATGTATAGGATCACTGATCGCGGTCGAACGCTGCTTGAGGTTCTCAAGAAGGCGGAGCAGCTCGTTTATTCAGAAGAAGCTTCGGTCTAG
- a CDS encoding HDIG domain-containing protein produces MDPKLKRAINKIAGKTLRQKVAALIEDPTIKIEGKVYAGMPLEKSPAGLSHHHSYPGGLVEHMISTTNIALALCDTVENVYNETVDRDLVVAGALLHDIFKALTYVERENGTYVTAPLAERLDHLTLGVAELIQRGFPLNLVHIIVAHMGWQHGPMGPRTAEALIVHLADMADSRLNGEVLNAAQYLLRQATGSELNRITAKEAFQIINAKTQKGWEAVPKTLEKLRQRRQKPRKSP; encoded by the coding sequence GTGGACCCAAAACTGAAAAGAGCAATCAACAAAATTGCAGGCAAGACACTGCGGCAAAAAGTCGCTGCCTTAATAGAAGACCCCACAATCAAGATAGAAGGCAAAGTGTACGCAGGAATGCCCCTTGAAAAATCGCCTGCGGGCTTATCGCATCATCACAGTTATCCTGGCGGTCTAGTCGAGCACATGATCTCGACAACGAACATCGCTTTGGCCTTATGTGACACCGTAGAGAATGTGTACAATGAGACGGTTGACCGAGACCTAGTTGTAGCCGGCGCACTACTCCATGATATCTTCAAAGCGTTAACGTACGTTGAACGGGAGAACGGTACCTACGTCACGGCACCGCTCGCTGAACGTCTCGACCACCTCACATTGGGAGTAGCTGAACTCATTCAAAGAGGCTTTCCTCTCAACCTAGTTCACATAATCGTTGCTCACATGGGCTGGCAACACGGACCGATGGGACCTAGAACAGCCGAAGCACTAATCGTACACTTGGCAGACATGGCTGATTCAAGGCTAAACGGCGAAGTCTTAAACGCAGCGCAATACTTGCTCAGACAGGCGACAGGCTCGGAACTAAATCGCATCACCGCCAAAGAAGCCTTTCAAATCATCAACGCCAAAACGCAAAAAGGGTGGGAAGCCGTGCCCAAAACTCTAGAAAAACTAAGACAAAGACGTCAGAAACCCCGAAAATCGCCATAA
- a CDS encoding NAD-dependent epimerase/dehydratase family protein, with the protein MTGGAGFIGSHLVDCFMGMGCFVRVVDNLNSGILGNIQGWLGNSRFRFVRGDLKDLDVAKNCVDGVDVVFHLAANPEVRVEMAEPSVHFRENLLVTFNVLEAMRESKNSKVIVFVSSSTVYGEPTVFPTPEDYGPLLPISVYGASKLGCESLISSYCRMFDLRGVILRVANIVGERSNHGIVADFIDKLRRNPKELEILGDGNQSKSYLHISDFVDSLIRAFDSFLVSERAFEVYNVGSFDQVCVKRIAEIVVAEMGLQNVEFRVTGGVDGGRGWRGDVKAMLLSSDRLINLGWKPSLNSEGAIKLSCRELLRHIREGDKHYHTRALHHHMKK; encoded by the coding sequence GTGACTGGTGGTGCGGGTTTTATTGGCTCTCATTTGGTTGACTGTTTCATGGGTATGGGGTGTTTTGTCAGGGTTGTTGATAATCTTAATAGTGGTATTTTAGGGAACATTCAGGGTTGGTTGGGTAATTCTCGTTTTAGATTTGTTCGTGGTGATTTGAAGGATTTGGATGTTGCCAAGAATTGTGTTGATGGGGTTGATGTGGTTTTTCATTTGGCTGCTAACCCTGAGGTTCGTGTTGAGATGGCTGAGCCTTCGGTTCATTTTCGTGAGAATTTGTTGGTTACGTTTAATGTTTTGGAAGCTATGCGAGAGAGTAAGAATTCTAAAGTGATTGTTTTTGTTTCCTCTTCAACTGTTTATGGTGAACCTACGGTCTTTCCTACTCCTGAAGATTATGGACCTCTTTTGCCCATTTCTGTTTATGGAGCTTCAAAGTTGGGTTGCGAGTCTTTGATTAGTTCCTATTGTCGTATGTTTGATCTTCGAGGTGTTATTCTTCGTGTCGCCAATATTGTGGGCGAGAGGTCAAATCATGGCATAGTTGCAGATTTTATTGACAAACTTCGGCGCAACCCTAAGGAACTTGAAATTTTAGGAGATGGAAATCAAAGCAAGTCGTATTTGCACATTAGCGATTTTGTGGATTCCTTGATTCGCGCGTTTGATAGTTTCCTTGTTTCGGAAAGGGCTTTTGAGGTTTACAACGTAGGGTCGTTTGATCAGGTCTGTGTGAAGCGCATTGCGGAAATTGTTGTCGCTGAGATGGGGCTTCAGAACGTGGAATTCAGGGTAACTGGTGGAGTTGATGGGGGACGTGGGTGGAGGGGAGATGTCAAGGCGATGTTGCTTTCTTCTGATAGGTTGATTAATCTCGGATGGAAACCTTCGCTGAACAGTGAAGGAGCTATCAAATTGAGCTGTCGTGAACTTTTACGGCATATTAGAGAAGGTGACAAACACTATCATACGCGTGCGCTTCATCATCATATGAAGAAGTAG
- a CDS encoding winged helix-turn-helix domain-containing protein: MSRILNFDQARERAGKKYRYSLEIVRDMLLIASVKVRKTRMMYQANLSFRQSEKYLKSLLESGLIDCHDDSCYLITKRGKDFLQMYDDYLERNRRINEEINGAHKDKLLLENMCFNNECNSKRIANRKEVSV; encoded by the coding sequence TTGTCTAGGATTTTGAATTTTGATCAAGCGCGTGAGCGCGCAGGTAAGAAGTATCGGTACAGTCTGGAAATTGTAAGAGACATGCTACTTATTGCTTCAGTGAAGGTTAGGAAGACGAGGATGATGTATCAGGCCAATTTGAGTTTCCGACAGTCGGAGAAGTATTTGAAGAGTCTTTTGGAGAGTGGCTTGATAGATTGTCACGATGATTCTTGTTACTTGATTACGAAGAGGGGGAAGGATTTTCTTCAAATGTATGACGATTACCTTGAGCGGAATAGGAGAATTAATGAGGAAATAAATGGCGCTCACAAGGACAAGCTTCTGCTCGAGAACATGTGTTTCAACAATGAATGCAATTCCAAGCGAATAGCAAATAGAAAAGAAGTTTCCGTGTGA
- a CDS encoding DUF1616 domain-containing protein translates to MSLKGYLNFFLAGSLLLILIASYPALVMLLPFPRSMELFSEIWILGPTRMSEGYPFNVSANKQYGLFFGVRNDLGRSAYYAVYVKFRNLTQPAPDSLNSKPSPLPLVYEFRVFLADGQKWEMAFNFMIRNVFFREDSSLVSSLSIDDVDFQVDCLSKWSSEYSGFYYQLFFELWLYDNALREFHYHDRFVGFWVNMTG, encoded by the coding sequence ATGAGCCTTAAGGGGTATCTCAATTTTTTCTTAGCTGGTAGTTTGCTGTTGATTTTGATTGCGTCCTATCCTGCACTTGTTATGCTCCTTCCTTTTCCGAGGAGCATGGAGCTTTTTTCTGAGATTTGGATTTTGGGTCCGACGCGAATGTCTGAGGGATATCCTTTTAATGTCAGTGCTAATAAGCAGTATGGCCTTTTTTTTGGCGTACGCAATGATTTGGGCCGTTCAGCTTATTATGCCGTCTATGTGAAGTTTCGAAATCTAACTCAGCCGGCACCGGATTCTTTGAACTCTAAACCTAGTCCGTTGCCCTTGGTCTATGAGTTTCGTGTATTTCTTGCCGATGGTCAGAAATGGGAAATGGCTTTCAATTTCATGATCCGAAACGTGTTCTTTAGAGAAGATTCTTCCTTGGTCAGTAGTTTATCAATAGATGACGTGGATTTTCAAGTTGACTGTCTTTCCAAGTGGAGTTCAGAGTACAGCGGATTCTATTACCAGTTGTTTTTTGAACTTTGGCTTTATGATAACGCGTTGCGGGAGTTTCATTATCATGACCGCTTTGTTGGATTCTGGGTCAACATGACGGGTTAG
- a CDS encoding glycosyltransferase family 2 protein, whose amino-acid sequence MLRSKDDVTIVLPTLNEEEAIESVVTELKQVGYHNILVVDGYSTDGTVKIAESNGCYVVSQHSRGKCGAIETAIENVKTPYLLVMDGDLTYDPKDIDNLLVHADKYDQIIGVRANGRKNIPRTNRFGNWLITKTFNLLMGTKLSDVCSGMYLMDTHAARELELNALGFDVEVEIAAQTAMNGRVTEVPIAYRKRLGSQKLSSWKHGFQIMRTIFGLAHRYNPVLLFSGLVSLAVIPASVILLWTVLERVSSGAWRGDYALSGLMLLLLGSQGLTVATISLLFRRMEKRIMRQTRKS is encoded by the coding sequence ATGTTAAGGAGTAAGGATGACGTTACGATAGTCTTGCCCACTCTTAATGAGGAGGAGGCAATCGAGTCAGTTGTCACAGAGTTGAAGCAAGTGGGCTATCATAATATTCTTGTTGTTGATGGTTATTCGACTGATGGTACGGTGAAAATTGCTGAGTCTAACGGCTGCTACGTTGTTTCTCAGCATAGTAGAGGAAAGTGCGGTGCTATTGAAACAGCTATTGAGAATGTGAAGACGCCGTATCTACTTGTCATGGATGGAGATCTCACTTATGATCCGAAGGACATTGACAACCTTTTGGTTCATGCTGACAAGTATGACCAAATAATTGGGGTGCGCGCTAACGGAAGAAAAAATATCCCACGCACAAATCGCTTCGGGAATTGGTTGATCACCAAGACGTTTAATTTGCTCATGGGAACCAAACTGAGTGACGTCTGTTCTGGAATGTATCTGATGGACACTCACGCGGCTCGGGAACTCGAGTTGAATGCCCTAGGTTTTGATGTGGAAGTGGAGATTGCGGCTCAGACTGCCATGAACGGTAGGGTCACGGAGGTTCCGATAGCGTATAGGAAGCGGCTAGGTTCTCAGAAGCTTAGCAGCTGGAAGCACGGGTTCCAGATTATGCGAACGATTTTTGGTTTAGCTCATCGTTATAATCCAGTTCTATTGTTTTCTGGTCTTGTGTCTTTAGCAGTCATTCCTGCATCAGTCATACTCTTGTGGACAGTATTGGAAAGAGTGTCAAGCGGGGCATGGCGCGGCGATTATGCTCTGAGTGGTCTGATGTTGCTGCTTTTGGGGTCCCAGGGCTTAACTGTGGCCACCATATCGCTTCTGTTCAGAAGGATGGAAAAACGCATAATGAGGCAAACGAGGAAAAGCTGA
- a CDS encoding glycosyltransferase produces the protein MIKVLLVPSSDYVGHPFPQRHNQLFDRINNEKDFEVHAIRFRLFDRPKLKTKLILHELDEKRMGQVALHYLINGINYASQIRRIVRKENIDVVVLSNLAAPFAYSIAERISGLDVPIIFDLPDYYPTSAAGYVSDVRSATGILLTKVFDLILRYMIKRVSVVTAASQALVEYSARAGARSVALIPNGIAECFLKLREGNNLREKLGYSEEDLVVGYVGSLEFWLDMRSLIDGVALARKKGLPVKLLIIGGKLFTKYSEKVMQWVRHAQVEKHTEFLGFVPYEEVPEYIAEFDVGVMPFDVLNLTAYYAAPNKMWEYLSQKIPVISTPIPEVLRNSDCVLTALTPEDYAQQLLCIAKARAHGKTEVYQKVETGYRNALNRTWTNSAALFASIIYSSLYQT, from the coding sequence ATGATCAAGGTTTTGCTGGTTCCTAGCAGTGACTACGTAGGTCATCCTTTCCCCCAAAGGCACAACCAATTGTTCGACAGGATAAATAACGAAAAGGATTTTGAGGTACATGCGATTAGGTTTAGACTGTTTGACAGGCCTAAGCTAAAGACAAAACTGATTTTGCATGAGTTAGATGAAAAAAGAATGGGCCAAGTGGCTCTGCATTATTTGATAAACGGTATCAATTATGCTTCCCAGATAAGAAGAATAGTTAGAAAGGAAAACATAGATGTGGTTGTGTTATCCAATTTAGCCGCACCTTTTGCCTATAGCATCGCAGAGAGGATATCAGGTCTTGATGTTCCCATCATTTTCGATTTGCCTGACTACTATCCTACAAGCGCCGCAGGCTATGTGTCTGACGTGAGGAGCGCAACTGGCATATTACTCACTAAAGTATTTGACCTCATATTACGCTACATGATAAAACGTGTATCTGTGGTAACTGCGGCCTCCCAAGCATTGGTAGAATATAGCGCGCGCGCTGGGGCACGCAGCGTTGCGCTGATTCCCAATGGAATAGCGGAGTGCTTCCTCAAGCTGCGTGAGGGAAACAATTTGCGAGAAAAATTGGGGTATAGTGAGGAGGATTTGGTCGTGGGTTACGTTGGAAGCTTAGAGTTCTGGCTTGATATGAGAAGTTTGATTGATGGGGTTGCCTTGGCTAGAAAGAAAGGGTTGCCTGTGAAGCTCTTGATAATAGGCGGCAAATTGTTTACTAAGTATTCAGAGAAAGTGATGCAGTGGGTTAGGCACGCACAAGTTGAGAAACATACAGAATTCTTAGGCTTTGTGCCGTACGAGGAGGTACCAGAGTACATTGCCGAATTTGATGTAGGCGTAATGCCTTTTGACGTTTTGAATCTAACGGCTTACTACGCTGCGCCCAACAAGATGTGGGAATACCTGTCTCAAAAAATACCTGTCATATCTACTCCTATCCCTGAAGTTCTAAGAAATTCCGATTGCGTGCTAACAGCTTTAACACCTGAAGACTACGCCCAACAACTTCTGTGCATAGCCAAAGCACGTGCACACGGAAAAACCGAAGTGTATCAAAAGGTAGAAACAGGTTATAGAAACGCTTTGAATCGAACATGGACAAACTCGGCAGCGCTTTTTGCATCTATAATTTATTCGTCACTTTATCAAACGTAA